A window of Deltaproteobacteria bacterium genomic DNA:
GCTCCCTGTCATGCGCGCTGACAGGATATTCTAATTTCGTCGATCAATAATATATTGCGCTAAATTTTGAAGGGATCTCTTGGCGCTATGATTTTCAAGAGGGCTGATTTGCTCTAAAGCGCGTTCGATAAAAAGTTGGGCTTGCTGACGGGTGTATTCAATCCCTTGATATTTATCAATTATTTTTAAAACTTGAGCAAGAGCCTGATCTGAATGAGTTTCTAAACAGTCCACAATGACTTTTTTTTCCTCTTTGGAGCAATGTCTTAGAGTATGAATCAGGGGTAAAGTAACCTTTCCTTCTTTTAAATCGGTACCCACCAATTTCCCCAAATCGTCATTAGAAGAAATATAATCCAAGGCGTCATCTGCGAGCTGAAAGGCATAACCAATATTTAAACCATACAAACGAAGTCGTTCCTGATCCTCTCGAGAGCCGCCCCCCAAGTGAGCTCCAATTTCGCAAGAGGCAGCAATGAGACAAGCCGTTTTGCAGCGAACCACTTCTAAATAATCCTCTTCTTTTAAATCAAGATCATTGGATTT
This region includes:
- a CDS encoding polyprenyl synthetase family protein, producing MTFVFTTGYSGFLMTEISVESICECIQEDLEKVEKSLQLILQSPVELVTQVASHIVNSGGKRLRPILCLLAARAFGFVSASCVRFACVCEFIHTATLLHDDVIDNATLRRGKESSNLLWGNKASVLVGDYLYCKASVLIAEEGDFRVLDIIAKTTETTTEGEVLEIIKSNDLDLKEEDYLEVVRCKTACLIAASCEIGAHLGGGSREDQERLRLYGLNIGYAFQLADDALDYISSNDDLGKLVGTDLKEGKVTLPLIHTLRHCSKEEKKVIVDCLETHSDQALAQVLKIIDKYQGIEYTRQQAQLFIERALEQISPLENHSAKRSLQNLAQYIIDRRN